One segment of Rosa chinensis cultivar Old Blush chromosome 6, RchiOBHm-V2, whole genome shotgun sequence DNA contains the following:
- the LOC112169477 gene encoding mitogen-activated protein kinase kinase kinase 3 isoform X2, translating into MDLVFRSLYVCMEHAPNGSIRQLYQRSCLSYSRVSKYTKEILLGLKYLHDHNVVHRDIKCANILVDAYGSAKLADFGLAKGTAFWMAPEVFSAKMKNQGYGPPSRYMEPWLHCVGDVNKFQAFFKIAMGELPHVPHFLCKEARDFIHQCLQVSPNNRHTAAQLLCHPFVTSGPIKLPHVFDGLCMMKGKELYARGYFDGTISHLD; encoded by the exons ATGGATCTTGTTTTCAGATCCCTTTACGTGTGTATGGAGCATGCACCTAATGG ATCCATTCGACAACTCTATCAGAGATCGTGTCTTTCATATTCTCGTGTCTCTAAATACACAAAAGAGATCCTTCTCGGTCTAAAGTATCTCCATGACCATAATGTGGTTCACAG GGATATCAAATGTGCAAATATTTTAGTGGATGCTTATGGATCTGCGAAGCTTGCAGATTTTGGATTGGCAAAG GGGACTGCATTCTGGATGGCCCCTGAG GTTTTTAGTGCAAAAATGAAGAACCAAGGTTATGGGCCTCCCAGCAGATATATGGAGCCTTGGTTGCACTGTGTTGGAGATGTTAACAAG TTTCAGGCATTTTTTAAGATTGCAATGGGGGAGCTCCCTCACGTTCCTCATTTTCTTTGTAAGGAGGCGCGAGATTTCATCCATCAGTGTCTACAAGTTAGTCCAAACAATCGACACACTGCTGCTCAGCTCTTATGTCATCCATTTGTCACGTCTGGGCCTATCAAACTACCCCATGTGTTCGATGGTCTTTGTATGATGAAGGGAAAAGAACTGTATGCAAGAGGATACTTTGATGGGACTATTAGTCATTTAGATTAA
- the LOC112169477 gene encoding mitogen-activated protein kinase kinase kinase 3 isoform X5, with protein MDLVFRSLYVCMEHAPNGSIRQLYQRSCLSYSRVSKYTKEILLGLKYLHDHNVVHRDIKCANILVDAYGSAKLADFGLAKGTAFWMAPEVFSAKMKNQGYGPPSRYMEPWLHCVGDVNKAGSLPWFGTVSGIF; from the exons ATGGATCTTGTTTTCAGATCCCTTTACGTGTGTATGGAGCATGCACCTAATGG ATCCATTCGACAACTCTATCAGAGATCGTGTCTTTCATATTCTCGTGTCTCTAAATACACAAAAGAGATCCTTCTCGGTCTAAAGTATCTCCATGACCATAATGTGGTTCACAG GGATATCAAATGTGCAAATATTTTAGTGGATGCTTATGGATCTGCGAAGCTTGCAGATTTTGGATTGGCAAAG GGGACTGCATTCTGGATGGCCCCTGAG GTTTTTAGTGCAAAAATGAAGAACCAAGGTTATGGGCCTCCCAGCAGATATATGGAGCCTTGGTTGCACTGTGTTGGAGATGTTAACAAGGCAGGTTCCCTACCCTGGTTTGGAACCG TTTCAGGCATTTTTTAA
- the LOC112169477 gene encoding mitogen-activated protein kinase kinase kinase 1 isoform X3 has protein sequence MDLVFRSLYVCMEHAPNGSIRQLYQRSCLSYSRVSKYTKEILLGLKYLHDHNVVHRDIKCANILVDAYGSAKLADFGLAKVFSAKMKNQGYGPPSRYMEPWLHCVGDVNKFQAFFKIAMGELPHVPHFLCKEARDFIHQCLQVSPNNRHTAAQLLCHPFVTSGPIKLPHVFDGLCMMKGKELYARGYFDGTISHLD, from the exons ATGGATCTTGTTTTCAGATCCCTTTACGTGTGTATGGAGCATGCACCTAATGG ATCCATTCGACAACTCTATCAGAGATCGTGTCTTTCATATTCTCGTGTCTCTAAATACACAAAAGAGATCCTTCTCGGTCTAAAGTATCTCCATGACCATAATGTGGTTCACAG GGATATCAAATGTGCAAATATTTTAGTGGATGCTTATGGATCTGCGAAGCTTGCAGATTTTGGATTGGCAAAG GTTTTTAGTGCAAAAATGAAGAACCAAGGTTATGGGCCTCCCAGCAGATATATGGAGCCTTGGTTGCACTGTGTTGGAGATGTTAACAAG TTTCAGGCATTTTTTAAGATTGCAATGGGGGAGCTCCCTCACGTTCCTCATTTTCTTTGTAAGGAGGCGCGAGATTTCATCCATCAGTGTCTACAAGTTAGTCCAAACAATCGACACACTGCTGCTCAGCTCTTATGTCATCCATTTGTCACGTCTGGGCCTATCAAACTACCCCATGTGTTCGATGGTCTTTGTATGATGAAGGGAAAAGAACTGTATGCAAGAGGATACTTTGATGGGACTATTAGTCATTTAGATTAA
- the LOC112172996 gene encoding small ribosomal subunit protein S13, mitochondrial yields the protein MFGLRAVASNVGGRLLQSLPFRGTRTQCITIKAGMDIPDNKSLEYALPYIHGIGRARARHILSELHMDNKLARDLTKREIVALGDELSKYIIGRELAAVVEKDVRRMIDIQSYRGIRHNDGLPCRGQRTKTNARTRKAGKRIPSGVRNK from the exons ATGTTTGGGTTACGCGCAGTCGCTTCAAATGTTGGGGGTCGACTCCTTCAATCTTTACCG TTTCGTGGGACACGCACCCAATGCATCACTATAAAAGCAGGAATGGATATCCCAGACAACAAGTCCCTTGAGTACGCCCTTCCATACATACATGGCATAGGTAGAGCCAGGGCTCGCCACATCCTATCTGAGCTCCACATGGACAACAAACTTGCCAGGGACTTGACTAAAAGAGAAATTGTTGCTCTTGGTGATGAACTCTCCAAGTACATAATTGGAAGGGAACTG GCAGCAGTTGTTGAGAAAGATGTTAGACGAATGATAGACATCCAGTCCTACAGAGGGATAAGGCATAATGATGGGTTGCCATGCCGAGGACAGCGCACCAAGACCAATGCCAGGACCAGGAAAGCTGGTAAGCGGATTCCTTCTGGAGTAAGGAACAAATAG
- the LOC112169477 gene encoding mitogen-activated protein kinase kinase kinase 1 isoform X4 — protein MDLVFRSLYVCMEHAPNGSIRQLYQRSCLSYSRVSKYTKEILLGLKYLHDHNVVHRDIKCANILVDAYGSAKLADFGLAKIITKMNEIQSLQGTAFWMAPEVFSAKMKNQGYGPPSRYMEPWLHCVGDVNKAGSLPWFGTVSGIF, from the exons ATGGATCTTGTTTTCAGATCCCTTTACGTGTGTATGGAGCATGCACCTAATGG ATCCATTCGACAACTCTATCAGAGATCGTGTCTTTCATATTCTCGTGTCTCTAAATACACAAAAGAGATCCTTCTCGGTCTAAAGTATCTCCATGACCATAATGTGGTTCACAG GGATATCAAATGTGCAAATATTTTAGTGGATGCTTATGGATCTGCGAAGCTTGCAGATTTTGGATTGGCAAAG ATCATCACTAAAATGAATGAAATTCAATCTTTGCAGGGGACTGCATTCTGGATGGCCCCTGAG GTTTTTAGTGCAAAAATGAAGAACCAAGGTTATGGGCCTCCCAGCAGATATATGGAGCCTTGGTTGCACTGTGTTGGAGATGTTAACAAGGCAGGTTCCCTACCCTGGTTTGGAACCG TTTCAGGCATTTTTTAA
- the LOC112174786 gene encoding delta(7)-sterol-C5(6)-desaturase, with protein MESSSSPSSSYLNLFVEETSFYNRIVLDSLLPNWVWVPLPHFFQSWLRNYLGGTLIYLVSGFLWCFYIYYLKRNVYLPKDAIPSNKAMLLQIYVAMKAMPWYCALPSLSEYMVENGWARCFSRISDVGWVAYLIYLSIYLIIVEFGIYWMHRELHDIKPLYKWLHNIHHIYNKQNTLSPFAGLAFHPLDGILQAVPHVIALFLVPMHFTTHIALLFIEAIWTANIHDCIHAKIWPVMGAGYHTIHHTTYRHNYGHYTIWMDWMFGTLRDPINEESKVL; from the exons ATGGAGTCCTCGTCGTCGCCGTCGTCCTCGTACCTGAACTTGTTCGTGGAGGAGACAAGCTTCTACAACCGCATTGTCCTCGACAGCCTGTTGCCCAACTGGGTGTGGGTCCCGCTGCCCCACTTCTTCCAGTCGTGGCTGCGCAACTACCTCGGCGGGACCTTAATCTACCTCGTCTCCGGATTCCTCTGGTGCTTCTACATTTACTACCTCAAACGCAACGTCTACCTCCCGAAAG ATGCCATTCCCTCTAATAAAGCCATGCTTTTGCAAATATATGTTGCCATGAAGGCCATGCCTTGGTACTGTGCTCTTCCGTCTCTCTCTGAGTACATGGTTGAAAATGGCTGGGCGAGGTGCTTCTCAAGAATAAGTGATGTAGGTTGGGTTGCTTACCTCATCTATTTATCAATTTATCTTATAATCGTGGAGTTTGGAATCTATTGGATGCATAGGGAGTTGCATGACATAAAGCCTCTGTATAAATGGCTTCATAATATACATCACATTTACAACAAGCAGAACACCCTCTCTCCATTTGCTG GTTTGGCTTTCCACCCACTTGATGGGATACTGCAGGCAGTTCCGCATGTTATAGCTCTGTTTCTTGTGCCAATGCATTTTACTACTCACATAGCGCTCCTATTTATTGAAGCCATATGGACAGCAAATATTCACGATTGCATCCATGCCAAAATATGGCCTGTGATGGGTGCTGGCTACCACACCATTCATCATACTACCTATCGCCATAATTATGGCCATTATACTATATGGATGGACTGGATGTTTGGAACTCTTCGTGACCCTATCAATGAGGAATCAAAGGTCTTATGA
- the LOC112172851 gene encoding 30S ribosomal protein S13, chloroplastic, producing MAQTLAMPLAPSLSLVCNGRNPNPFSTTLSLPVRTPTKVGGLSIKCVRVGGVEIPNNKRVEFSLQYVHGIGRTRARTILNDLKMENKVTKDLSEEELTIIREEVSKYMIEGDLRRFNALNIRRLKEIQCYRGIRHIQGLPCRGQRTKNNTRTLKGKRVTVAGKKKAR from the exons ATGGCGCAAACCCTGGCAATGCCTCTGGCACCGTCTCTCTCCCTAGTCTGCAACGGCCGAAACCCTAATCCCTTTTCTACCACTCTCTCACTCCCAGTCAGAACCCCCACCAAG GTAGGTGGTTTAAGCATCAAATGTGTGCGTGTTGGGGGAGTTGAAATCCCAAACAACAAGAGGGTCGAGTTTTCTCTTCAGTACGTTCATGGAATTGGGCGTACCAGAGCACGTACGATCCTGAACGACCTGAAAATGGAGAACAAGGTCACCAAAGACTTGTCTGAAGAAGAGCTTACTATAATTCGTGAGGAGGTCTCCAAGTACATGATTGAAGGAGACTTG AGGCGGTTCAATGCTTTGAACATTAGGAGATTGAAGGAGATTCAGTGCTACAGGGGGATAAGGCATATTCAGGGTCTGCCTTGTAGAGGGCAGAGGACTAAGAACAACACCAGGACTTTGAAGGGTAAGAGGGTCACTGTTGCTGGAAAGAAGAAAGCTCGTTAA
- the LOC112169477 gene encoding mitogen-activated protein kinase kinase kinase 1 isoform X1: MDLVFRSLYVCMEHAPNGSIRQLYQRSCLSYSRVSKYTKEILLGLKYLHDHNVVHRDIKCANILVDAYGSAKLADFGLAKIITKMNEIQSLQGTAFWMAPEVFSAKMKNQGYGPPSRYMEPWLHCVGDVNKFQAFFKIAMGELPHVPHFLCKEARDFIHQCLQVSPNNRHTAAQLLCHPFVTSGPIKLPHVFDGLCMMKGKELYARGYFDGTISHLD, from the exons ATGGATCTTGTTTTCAGATCCCTTTACGTGTGTATGGAGCATGCACCTAATGG ATCCATTCGACAACTCTATCAGAGATCGTGTCTTTCATATTCTCGTGTCTCTAAATACACAAAAGAGATCCTTCTCGGTCTAAAGTATCTCCATGACCATAATGTGGTTCACAG GGATATCAAATGTGCAAATATTTTAGTGGATGCTTATGGATCTGCGAAGCTTGCAGATTTTGGATTGGCAAAG ATCATCACTAAAATGAATGAAATTCAATCTTTGCAGGGGACTGCATTCTGGATGGCCCCTGAG GTTTTTAGTGCAAAAATGAAGAACCAAGGTTATGGGCCTCCCAGCAGATATATGGAGCCTTGGTTGCACTGTGTTGGAGATGTTAACAAG TTTCAGGCATTTTTTAAGATTGCAATGGGGGAGCTCCCTCACGTTCCTCATTTTCTTTGTAAGGAGGCGCGAGATTTCATCCATCAGTGTCTACAAGTTAGTCCAAACAATCGACACACTGCTGCTCAGCTCTTATGTCATCCATTTGTCACGTCTGGGCCTATCAAACTACCCCATGTGTTCGATGGTCTTTGTATGATGAAGGGAAAAGAACTGTATGCAAGAGGATACTTTGATGGGACTATTAGTCATTTAGATTAA